In one Modestobacter sp. L9-4 genomic region, the following are encoded:
- a CDS encoding response regulator transcription factor: protein MTRVLVVEDEESFSDALSYMLRREGYDTVVAATGTDALVEFDRAGADIVLLDLMLPGLSGTEVCRSLRAKSSVPIIMLTAKDTEIDKVVGLELGADDYVTKPYSARELVARMRAVLRRGAEAEVSTEATLAAGPVRLDVDRHVVAVDGAPVSLPLKEFDLLELLLRNAGRVLTRGQLIDRVWGADYVGDTKTLDVHVKRLRAKLEPDPANPRYLVTVRGLGYKFEA from the coding sequence ATGACCCGAGTGCTCGTGGTGGAGGACGAGGAGTCCTTCTCCGATGCGCTGTCCTACATGCTGCGACGGGAGGGCTACGACACCGTCGTGGCCGCGACCGGCACGGACGCGCTCGTCGAGTTCGATCGGGCCGGAGCCGACATCGTGCTGCTGGACCTCATGCTGCCGGGTCTGTCCGGCACCGAGGTCTGCCGCTCGCTGCGGGCCAAGAGCTCGGTGCCGATCATCATGCTCACGGCCAAGGACACCGAGATCGACAAGGTCGTCGGGCTGGAGCTCGGCGCCGACGACTACGTCACCAAGCCCTACTCCGCCCGTGAGCTGGTCGCCCGCATGCGGGCCGTGCTGCGGCGCGGTGCCGAGGCCGAGGTCTCGACCGAGGCCACCCTGGCCGCCGGCCCGGTCCGCCTGGACGTCGACCGGCACGTGGTCGCCGTCGACGGGGCGCCGGTCTCGCTGCCGCTGAAGGAGTTCGACCTGCTCGAGCTGCTGCTGCGCAACGCCGGCCGGGTGCTCACCCGCGGCCAGCTCATCGACCGGGTCTGGGGCGCGGACTACGTCGGGGACACCAAGACCCTCGACGTCCACGTCAAGCGGCTGCGCGCCAAGCTGGAGCCCGACCCGGCCAACCCGCGCTACCTGGTCACGGTGCGCGGGCTGGGGTACAAGTTCGAGGCTTAG
- the phoU gene encoding phosphate signaling complex protein PhoU, with protein sequence MLRESYREELDDINACLVEMANSVGSAMSTATTALLDADVALADLVIAGDERIDAVRESIEERCFTLLARQQPVATDLRAITTAMRIVADLERMGDLAEHIAKVARMRFPEHAVPQEVRPIFLEAGHVAESLVAKAGTVIAKRDVEAAIELEAEDDVMDQLHKSMFRELLSEEWPHGIEAAIDVTLLGRYYERFADHAVSVARRVVYLVTGERPLSTPAETH encoded by the coding sequence ATGCTGCGGGAGAGCTACCGCGAGGAACTGGACGACATCAACGCCTGCCTGGTGGAGATGGCCAACTCGGTCGGCTCGGCGATGAGCACGGCCACCACGGCACTGCTGGACGCCGACGTGGCGCTGGCCGACCTGGTGATCGCCGGCGACGAGCGGATCGACGCCGTCCGGGAGAGCATCGAGGAGCGCTGCTTCACCCTGCTGGCCCGCCAGCAGCCGGTGGCCACCGACCTGCGCGCCATCACCACCGCGATGCGGATCGTGGCCGACCTGGAGCGGATGGGCGACCTCGCCGAGCACATCGCGAAGGTGGCCCGGATGCGCTTCCCGGAGCACGCGGTGCCGCAGGAGGTGCGGCCGATCTTCCTGGAGGCCGGGCACGTCGCGGAGAGCCTGGTCGCCAAGGCCGGCACGGTCATCGCCAAGCGGGACGTCGAGGCGGCCATCGAGCTCGAGGCCGAGGACGACGTGATGGACCAGTTGCACAAGTCGATGTTCCGCGAGCTGCTGAGCGAGGAGTGGCCGCACGGCATCGAGGCCGCGATCGACGTGACGCTGCTGGGCCGCTACTACGAGCGGTTCGCCGACCACGCGGTGAGCGTCGCCCGCCGGGTGGTCTACCTGGTCACCGGCGAGCGCCCGCTGAGCACCCCCGCCGAGACCCACTGA
- a CDS encoding aminotransferase class I/II-fold pyridoxal phosphate-dependent enzyme: MHAHPVPARRDPFAPLLRSEFAALLRRHDQEGRPTHAVPTAGAPQPLTLFDDGRTRVNLGTNNYLGLAGDPQVVEAAVGALRQYGTSSAGSRMLNGTTRLHLTLEAELAEHYGTEDAVLTSAGVNANLAVLSTSCGPGDVLLVDAHAHASLHAAAAASRGTVARFTHNSAASLERRLSALDPEAGAVVVVDGVYSMSGESAPLAAIAGLCRRFGARLVVDEAHGLGVLGEHGRGAAEAAGVLDRVDAVTVAFSKSLASVGGAVMTSRAVAEGIRCSAMPYVFSAANDPAAVAAALASLRVLRREPERMQRLRDNGDLLRRVLTECGAAPLPGRGAVIAVPTGEDEVTRAAWAAAHDAGVYTNAVVHPAVPRGKGVLRLAVMATHTEEQLHRAGELVAAAVLATRAPAHAGRDRDVVAMA; this comes from the coding sequence GTGCACGCCCACCCGGTCCCCGCCCGGCGCGACCCGTTCGCCCCGCTGCTGCGCAGCGAGTTCGCCGCCCTGCTGCGCCGCCACGACCAGGAGGGCCGGCCCACCCATGCCGTGCCCACCGCGGGCGCGCCGCAGCCGCTGACCCTGTTCGACGACGGCCGCACCCGGGTGAACCTGGGCACCAACAACTACCTCGGCCTGGCCGGCGACCCGCAGGTCGTCGAGGCCGCGGTCGGCGCGCTGCGCCAGTACGGCACCAGCAGCGCCGGCAGCCGGATGCTCAACGGGACGACGCGGCTGCACCTGACGCTGGAGGCCGAGCTCGCCGAGCACTACGGCACCGAGGACGCCGTCCTCACCTCGGCCGGGGTGAACGCCAACCTGGCCGTGCTGTCCACCAGCTGCGGCCCCGGCGACGTGCTGCTGGTCGACGCGCACGCCCACGCCAGCCTGCACGCCGCGGCCGCCGCCAGCCGGGGCACCGTGGCGCGCTTCACCCACAACTCGGCGGCGTCGCTGGAGCGGCGGCTGTCCGCGCTGGACCCGGAGGCCGGCGCGGTGGTGGTCGTCGACGGCGTCTACTCGATGAGCGGGGAGTCCGCCCCGCTGGCCGCCATCGCCGGGCTGTGCCGGCGCTTCGGCGCCCGGCTGGTCGTCGACGAGGCGCACGGCCTGGGCGTGCTGGGTGAGCACGGTCGCGGGGCCGCCGAGGCCGCCGGGGTGCTCGACCGGGTCGACGCGGTGACCGTCGCCTTCAGCAAGTCGCTGGCCAGCGTCGGTGGTGCGGTGATGACCTCGCGTGCCGTGGCCGAGGGCATCCGCTGCTCGGCGATGCCCTACGTGTTCAGCGCCGCCAACGACCCCGCCGCGGTCGCCGCCGCGCTCGCCTCGCTGCGGGTGCTGCGCCGGGAGCCCGAGCGGATGCAGCGGCTGCGGGACAACGGCGACCTGCTGCGCCGGGTGCTCACCGAGTGCGGTGCCGCACCGCTGCCCGGTCGGGGTGCGGTGATCGCCGTCCCGACGGGGGAGGACGAGGTCACCCGGGCCGCCTGGGCCGCCGCCCACGACGCCGGGGTCTACACGAACGCGGTCGTGCACCCGGCGGTGCCGCGGGGCAAGGGGGTGCTGCGGCTGGCGGTGATGGCCACCCACACCGAGGAGCAGCTGCACCGCGCCGGCGAGCTGGTCGCCGCCGCGGTCCTGGCCACCCGGGCGCCGGCGCACGCCGGACGGGACCGCGACGTGGTGGCGATGGCCTGA
- a CDS encoding cell wall metabolism sensor histidine kinase WalK encodes MDPLVALLVGVVFGLLLASAVAVVVASPRARQRREARRSGQSTPREADRTELRADEEGALSRRLVDLMDPAVMVLGADDAVLVANPSARALGILRGDRVLVPGLVDVARDVQVSGSRRADVALPGDLVGTGPRMVGVHGIRLGTGPVVQPGPVALVLQDVTEARRVEAVRRDFVANVGHELKTPVGALALLAEAVQGAADDPETVQRFAARMQHEADRLARLVRELIDLSRLQGAEPLPELVPVAVGTVVAEAVDRTRAAAAAKDIQLAVAAQPGLVVRGAEAQLATALTNLLANAVAYSPPGTTIAVGARARSGFAEIAVTDSGIGIPRSDRSRVFERFYRVDQSRASATGGTGLGLAIVKHVASNHGGSVTVWSEEGLGSTFTLRIPLAAGIEEPHDDAAPERPPVPPLHPTRGIDAPDNTDHGPAGAGTRGRQ; translated from the coding sequence GTGGACCCGTTGGTCGCCCTGCTGGTGGGCGTCGTGTTCGGCCTGCTGCTCGCCTCGGCGGTGGCAGTGGTCGTGGCGTCCCCGCGCGCCCGGCAGCGGCGGGAGGCGCGCCGCAGTGGTCAGAGCACCCCCCGGGAGGCCGACCGCACCGAGCTGCGGGCCGACGAGGAGGGCGCGCTCAGCCGCCGGCTCGTCGACCTGATGGACCCTGCCGTCATGGTGCTGGGCGCCGACGACGCGGTGCTGGTGGCCAACCCCTCCGCCCGCGCGCTCGGCATCCTGCGCGGCGACCGGGTGCTGGTGCCCGGGCTGGTCGACGTGGCCCGCGACGTGCAGGTCAGCGGCAGCCGCCGGGCCGACGTCGCCCTGCCCGGTGACCTCGTGGGCACCGGACCGCGGATGGTCGGCGTGCACGGCATCCGGCTGGGCACCGGACCGGTCGTGCAGCCCGGCCCGGTGGCCCTCGTGCTGCAGGACGTCACCGAGGCCCGCCGCGTCGAGGCGGTCCGCCGCGACTTCGTCGCCAACGTCGGGCACGAGCTGAAGACGCCGGTCGGCGCGCTCGCCCTGCTGGCCGAGGCGGTCCAGGGCGCGGCCGACGACCCCGAGACGGTGCAGCGCTTCGCCGCCCGCATGCAGCACGAGGCCGACCGGCTCGCCCGGCTCGTGCGCGAGCTCATCGACCTCTCCCGGCTGCAGGGCGCCGAGCCGCTGCCCGAGCTGGTGCCCGTCGCGGTCGGCACGGTCGTGGCCGAGGCCGTCGACCGGACCCGCGCGGCCGCCGCGGCCAAGGACATCCAGCTCGCCGTCGCCGCCCAGCCCGGCCTCGTCGTCCGCGGTGCGGAGGCCCAGCTGGCCACCGCGCTGACCAACCTGCTGGCCAACGCCGTCGCCTACAGCCCGCCCGGCACCACCATCGCCGTCGGCGCCCGCGCCCGGTCCGGCTTCGCCGAGATCGCCGTCACCGACTCCGGCATCGGCATCCCGCGCTCGGACCGCTCTCGCGTGTTCGAGCGCTTCTACCGGGTCGACCAGTCCCGGGCCAGCGCCACCGGCGGCACCGGGCTCGGGCTGGCGATCGTCAAGCACGTGGCCAGCAACCACGGCGGCTCGGTGACGGTGTGGAGCGAGGAGGGCCTCGGGTCGACCTTCACCCTGCGGATCCCGCTCGCCGCCGGCATCGAGGAGCCGCACGACGACGCCGCGCCCGAGCGGCCCCCGGTGCCCCCGCTCCACCCCACCCGGGGGATCGACGCCCCGGACAACACAGACCACGGCCCCGCTGGGGCCGGGACGAGAGGACGGCAATGA
- a CDS encoding phosphoglyceromutase: MTSSGTLILLRHGESEWNKANLFTGWVDVELSEKGRAEAARGGRLLAEQGLLPDVLHTSLLRRAITTAELALAAADRQWVPVRRSWRLNERHYGALQGKDKAATLAEYGEEQFMTWRRSYDTPPPPIEAGSEFSQDADPRYAALPPEVRPATECLADVVVRMLPYWYDAIVPDLRAGKTVLVTAHGNSLRALVKHLDGMGDAEVVGLNIPTGVPLRYDLDDDLRPTTPGGQYLDPDAAAAAIEAVKNQGKK; encoded by the coding sequence GTGACCTCCTCTGGGACCCTCATCCTGCTCCGCCACGGCGAGAGCGAGTGGAACAAGGCCAACCTGTTCACCGGCTGGGTGGACGTCGAGCTGTCGGAGAAGGGGCGCGCCGAGGCCGCCCGCGGCGGCCGGCTCCTCGCCGAGCAGGGCCTGCTGCCCGACGTGCTGCACACCTCGCTGCTCAGGCGCGCCATCACCACCGCCGAGCTGGCGCTGGCCGCGGCCGACCGGCAGTGGGTCCCGGTGCGCCGCTCCTGGCGGCTCAACGAGCGGCACTACGGCGCCCTGCAGGGCAAGGACAAGGCCGCCACCCTCGCCGAGTACGGCGAGGAGCAGTTCATGACCTGGCGCCGCAGCTACGACACCCCGCCGCCGCCCATCGAGGCCGGCAGCGAGTTCAGCCAGGACGCCGACCCGCGCTACGCCGCCCTGCCCCCGGAGGTGCGGCCGGCCACCGAGTGCCTGGCCGACGTCGTCGTCCGGATGCTGCCGTACTGGTACGACGCGATCGTGCCGGACCTGCGCGCGGGGAAGACCGTCCTGGTCACCGCGCACGGCAACAGCCTGCGGGCGCTGGTCAAGCACCTCGACGGCATGGGCGACGCGGAGGTCGTCGGGCTGAACATCCCGACCGGCGTCCCGCTGCGCTACGACCTGGACGACGACCTGCGCCCCACCACGCCCGGCGGGCAGTACCTCGACCCGGACGCCGCGGCCGCCGCCATCGAGGCCGTCAAGAACCAGGGCAAGAAGTAG